In one window of Onychomys torridus chromosome 5, mOncTor1.1, whole genome shotgun sequence DNA:
- the Elmo3 gene encoding engulfment and cell motility protein 3 has translation MAPPRNVVKIAVQKSDAIPQLIQLDQAKPLATVLKEVCDVWNVTDSERYALKFADGHKRYITENNRTEIKNGSILCLGTAPDLEAQQLLGGLQSTSREGCYQALKNLVPLASDMTFAQEVISRDGLQRLSAIIENGDDLGEMLALGLRAFLELMEHGVVSWETLSIPFVRKVVSYVNMNLMDASVQPLALRLLESVTLSSPALGQLVKSEVTLDRLLVHLQVMNQQLQTKAMALLTALLQGASTAERKHMLDYLWQRNLRQFIYKNIIHSAAPMGDEMAHHLYVLQALTLGLLEPRMRTPLDPYSQEQREQLQALRQAAFEPEGESLGTGLSADRRRSLCVREFRKLGFSNSNPAQDLERVPPGLLALDNMLYFSRHAPSAYSRFVLENSSREDKHECPFAQSSIQLTVLLCELLHVGEPCSETAQDFSPMFFSQDHSFHELFCVAIQLLNKTWKEMRATREDFDKVMQVVREQLARTLALKPTSLELFRTKVNALTYGEVLRLRQTERLHQEGTLAPPILELREKLKPELMGLIRQQRLLRLCEGMLFRKISSRRRQDKLWFCCLSPNHKVLQYGDVEEGANPPTLESLPEQLPVADIRALLMGKDCPHVREKGSGKQNKDLCELAFSISYDHEEEEAHLNFIAPSKRDFYLWTDGLSALLGNTMGSEQTRLDLEQLLTMETKLRLLELENVPIPEQPPPVPPPPTNFNFCYDFSITEP, from the exons ATGGCGCCCCCGAGGAACGTGGTGAAGATCGCCGTTCAGAAGTCTGACGCCATCCCACAGCTTATCCAGCTAGACCAG GCAAAGCCCCTGGCCACTGTGCTGAAGGAGGTGTGTGATGT GTGGAACGTGACTGACTCGGAACGCTATGCCCTGAAGTTTGCTGATGGGCACAAGAGATACATCACTGAGAAT AACCGCACGGAGATCAAGAATGGAAGCATCCTGTGCCTCGGCACTGCCCCA GACCTGGAGGCCCAGCAGCTGCTGGGTGGGTTGCAGAGTACAAGTCGTGAAGGGTGCTATCAAGCCCTGAAAAACCTGGTCCCGCTGGCCTCAGACATGACCTTTGCCCAGGAGGTCATCAGCCGTGATGGGCTTCAGAGACTAAGTGCCATCATTGAAAATGGGGATGA CCTAGGGGAGATGCTGGCCCTTGGTCTAAGGGCTTTCTTGGAGCTCATGGAACATGGCGTGGTGTCTTGGGAGACACTGAGCATCCCCTTTGTCAGGAAG GTGGTATCTTATGTGAACATGAACCTGATGGATGCCTCTGTGCAGCCCTTAGCCCTCAGGCTGCTGGAGAGTGTGACTTTGAGCAGCCCTGCCCTGGGCCAGCTGGTGAAGAGTGAGGTGACACTGGATAGGCTGCTGGTGCACCTGCAGGT AATGAACCAGCAGCTGCAAACCAAGGCCATGGCATTGCTGACAGCCCTGCTGCAGGGGGCCAGCACTGCTGAGCGGAAG CATATGCTTGACTACCTATGGCAGAGGAATCTTCGCCAGTTCATCTACAAG AATATCATCCACAGTGCAGCACCCATGGGCGATGAGATGGCTCACCACCTGTATGTACTGCAGGCTCTTACACTGGGGTTGCTGGAACCACGGATGCGGACGCCACTTGACCCCTACAGCCAG GAACAGCGGGAGCAGCTGCAGGCTCTGCGCCAGGCAGCCTTTGAACCAGAGGGGGAGTCCTTGGGCACAGGACTGAGTGCTGACCGCCGCCGCTCTCTCTGTGTCCGAGAGTTCCGAAAGCTAGGCTTCTCT AACAGCAATCCAGCCCAGGACCTGGAGCGTGTGCCCCCGGGCCTGCTGGCCCTGGACAACATGCTCTACTTCTCCAGGCATGCACCCAGTGCATACAGTCGG TTCGTGTTGGAGAACAGTAGCCGAGAGGACAAGCATGAGTGTCCCTTTGCCCAGAGCAGCATTCAGCTGACAGTGTTGCTGTGTGAGCTGCTCCACGTTGGGGAGCCTT GCTCCGAGACAGCCCAGGACTTCTCACCCATGTTCTTCAGCCAAGACCACAGTTTCCATGAGCTCTTTTGTGTGGCTATCCAGCTGCTGAATAAGACCTGGAAGGAAATGCGGGCAACACGGGAAGATTTTGACAAG GTAATGCAGGTGGTTCGGGAGCAGCTAGCCCGGACGCTGGCTCTGAAGCCCACCTCCCTGGAGCTCTTCCGAACCAAAGTGAATGCTCTCACCTATGGGGAAGTGTTGAGGCTGCGACAGACAGAACGGCTGCACCAGGAGGGCACTCTGGCCCCTCCTATACT GGAGTTGCGGGAGAAGTTGAAGCCAGAGCTCATGGGCCTGATCCGCCAGCAGCGTTTGCTCCGACTCTGTGAGGGGATGCTCTTCCGCAAGATCAGCAGCCGGAGACGCCAGG ACAAGCTGTGGTTCTGCTGTTTATCCCCCAACCACAAAGTGCTGCAGTATGGGGATGTGGAAGAGGGTGCCAACCCACCCACCCTAGAGAGTCTACCTGAGCAGC TCCCTGTAGCAGACATCAGGGCACTCCTAATGGGCAAGGACTGCCCCCACGTCCGGGAGAAGGGCTCTGGGAAGCAGAACAAG gacctctgtgagttggcTTTCTCCATCAGCTATGACCATGAGGAGGAAGAAGCACACCTCAACTTCATTGCCCCTTCCAAACGGGAT TTCTACCTGTGGACAGATGGGCTGAGTGCCCTGCTGGGCAACACCATGGGCAGTGAACAGACTCGGCTAGACCTGGAACAGCTGCTTACTATGGAAACCAAGTTGCGCTTGTTGGAACTGGAGAATGTGCCCATTCCCGAGCAGCCTCCcccagtccccccaccccccaccaactTTAACTTCTGCTATGACTTCAGCATCACTGAGCCCTGA